A window from Leptospira meyeri encodes these proteins:
- the secE gene encoding preprotein translocase subunit SecE: MKATSFIQECKAELEKVHWPTRQEVVSSTVVVLVTVFIFSLFLSASDFVFLKLLKWFWALGT; this comes from the coding sequence ATGAAAGCTACGAGTTTCATTCAGGAATGTAAAGCAGAACTTGAAAAAGTACATTGGCCTACGCGCCAAGAGGTAGTGAGTTCTACCGTTGTAGTCCTAGTTACAGTATTTATCTTTTCCCTATTTTTATCAGCTTCGGATTTTGTTTTCCTGAAACTGTTAAAGTGGTTCTGGGCATTAGGAACATAG
- the nusG gene encoding transcription termination/antitermination protein NusG has protein sequence MGDSLDKKWYVLQTYSGHENKVKTNIEKMVQQQKLEDQIFSVKIPSMEVAEMKNGKKKVTKKKLMPGYVLVEMNMTDDLRFKIQNLPSVSTFVGGKGKGPEPLSLDEIKNLFSDVGSVESEEVSRPRFLFKVGETLKIIDGPFANFTGLVDEIFPDKGRLRVRVEIFGRSTPVELDYLQVKSEQ, from the coding sequence GTGGGCGATTCTTTAGATAAAAAATGGTATGTGCTTCAAACTTATTCCGGTCACGAGAATAAGGTGAAGACAAACATTGAGAAGATGGTCCAACAACAAAAACTGGAAGACCAAATCTTCTCAGTAAAAATTCCTTCGATGGAAGTTGCCGAAATGAAAAACGGCAAGAAGAAGGTCACAAAGAAAAAACTCATGCCGGGTTATGTTCTCGTTGAGATGAATATGACGGATGACCTTCGATTTAAAATCCAGAACTTACCTTCTGTGTCTACATTTGTAGGCGGAAAAGGAAAAGGGCCGGAGCCACTATCTCTCGATGAGATTAAAAATCTCTTCAGTGATGTGGGAAGTGTGGAATCGGAAGAAGTTTCGAGACCTCGTTTCCTATTCAAAGTGGGCGAAACATTGAAAATTATAGATGGTCCGTTTGCTAATTTCACAGGTCTTGTGGATGAAATTTTTCCTGATAAAGGAAGACTCCGCGTTCGTGTCGAAATTTTCGGAAGATCCACTCCAGTGGAGTTGGATTACCTCCAAGTAAAATCGGAACAATAG
- the rplK gene encoding 50S ribosomal protein L11: MAAKKVVKQIKLQVEAGKANPAPPVGPALGQAGLNIMEFCKQFNERSKNQMGLKLPVVITVYSDRSFTFVTKSPPAALLVMKALGLQGGSATPHTVKVGTIKRAQLEEIAKTKMEDLNANDLDAAVNIIAGTCRSMGVNVE, encoded by the coding sequence ATGGCTGCAAAGAAAGTAGTAAAACAAATTAAACTCCAAGTGGAAGCAGGGAAAGCAAACCCAGCTCCTCCAGTAGGTCCCGCTCTTGGTCAAGCCGGACTCAATATCATGGAATTCTGTAAACAGTTCAACGAGAGATCAAAAAACCAAATGGGACTCAAACTCCCTGTGGTGATCACTGTTTATTCTGACAGAAGTTTTACATTCGTAACTAAATCTCCTCCAGCAGCTCTTCTTGTCATGAAGGCGCTTGGACTTCAGGGTGGATCTGCCACTCCACACACTGTAAAAGTGGGAACAATCAAACGAGCTCAACTAGAAGAAATTGCAAAAACGAAGATGGAAGACCTAAATGCGAATGATTTGGATGCAGCAGTGAACATCATTGCTGGAACTTGTCGTTCCATGGGTGTAAACGTCGAGTAA
- the rplA gene encoding 50S ribosomal protein L1: protein MKRGKKYIQLKEKVDRTKAYTLGEAVGLAKATSFSKFDGTLEISTKINYKSLQNVRGTISLPHGTGKTIKVLVFCKGDKQNEAKEAGADFVGDMDLIEKVSGGWTDFDACVATPDMMKEVGKLGPVLGRKGLMPKPKAGTVTTDVAKAVKELKAGRIEYRPDKGGVVHLGVGKCSFSDDKLSDNINAVVAALMKDKPSDAKGDYLKSFSVAATMGIGVKVDVKELVNANI, encoded by the coding sequence ATGAAACGCGGCAAAAAATATATCCAACTCAAAGAGAAAGTCGATCGCACTAAGGCTTATACCCTTGGTGAAGCAGTCGGTTTGGCAAAAGCAACTAGTTTTTCCAAATTTGATGGAACATTAGAGATTTCGACTAAAATCAATTATAAATCTCTCCAAAACGTAAGAGGGACAATTTCCCTTCCGCACGGAACTGGAAAAACGATTAAAGTTTTGGTTTTCTGCAAAGGAGACAAACAAAACGAAGCAAAAGAGGCGGGAGCTGACTTTGTAGGTGATATGGACTTAATCGAAAAAGTTTCCGGTGGATGGACTGATTTTGATGCTTGTGTGGCGACTCCTGATATGATGAAGGAAGTTGGTAAACTTGGTCCAGTTCTTGGTCGTAAGGGTCTTATGCCAAAACCAAAAGCGGGAACGGTGACCACTGACGTAGCAAAAGCAGTAAAAGAACTCAAAGCGGGTCGAATTGAATACCGCCCTGACAAAGGGGGAGTGGTTCACTTAGGAGTGGGAAAATGTTCCTTCTCTGATGACAAACTCTCTGATAATATCAACGCTGTAGTAGCAGCTCTTATGAAAGACAAACCTTCCGATGCGAAGGGTGATTACCTCAAGTCTTTCTCTGTAGCGGCAACTATGGGAATCGGCGTGAAAGTCGATGTAAAAGAACTAGTAAACGCGAACATATAA
- the rplJ gene encoding 50S ribosomal protein L10, with translation MANPSKIEAVAELKSRLEKRPNFILASYSGLTVEDMSNLRAKLRKEGSEMKVIKNNLFLRALKESSEHKNNSIDFGDVYKGPLAAIFSLDALPAVAKVCKDFAKDKKELEIRTGYMDGEVLGKSGVEAIAGLPSKQELLAQIARGVNAPATQIASGINQIMASLARAINAVAEKNGN, from the coding sequence ATGGCAAATCCATCTAAAATTGAAGCAGTAGCAGAACTTAAAAGTCGTTTGGAAAAACGACCAAACTTTATTTTAGCATCTTACAGCGGTTTAACTGTTGAAGATATGTCTAACCTTCGTGCGAAACTTCGCAAAGAAGGATCGGAAATGAAGGTAATCAAAAACAACCTTTTTCTCCGAGCTTTAAAAGAGTCTTCTGAACATAAAAACAACTCCATTGATTTTGGGGATGTTTACAAAGGACCTCTTGCAGCGATTTTCTCTCTGGATGCACTTCCAGCAGTAGCAAAAGTTTGTAAGGACTTTGCAAAAGATAAGAAGGAACTCGAAATCAGAACCGGCTATATGGACGGGGAAGTTTTGGGTAAATCCGGAGTAGAAGCGATTGCTGGACTTCCGTCCAAACAAGAACTTCTTGCGCAAATTGCTCGTGGGGTCAATGCTCCTGCAACGCAAATTGCTTCTGGAATCAATCAAATTATGGCATCATTGGCTCGCGCCATCAATGCAGTCGCCGAGAAAAACGGTAATTAG
- the rplL gene encoding 50S ribosomal protein L7/L12, whose amino-acid sequence MSVDALLEQIGSLTLVQAADLVKKMEDKFGISAAAPVAVAAVAGAGGGAAAAEEPATFNVILKAHGDKKIDVIKLVREITGLGLADAKTLVEAGGKSVKEGVSKDEAADIKKKLEGVGAQVEVAAAG is encoded by the coding sequence ATGTCTGTTGACGCGCTATTAGAACAAATTGGAAGTCTTACATTAGTTCAGGCTGCTGACCTAGTGAAAAAGATGGAGGACAAATTCGGGATTTCTGCTGCTGCACCAGTTGCGGTAGCGGCTGTTGCGGGTGCAGGTGGTGGCGCAGCTGCTGCTGAAGAGCCGGCAACTTTCAATGTAATCTTGAAAGCACACGGTGACAAAAAGATCGACGTTATTAAACTCGTTCGCGAAATCACTGGTCTTGGATTGGCAGATGCGAAAACGCTTGTGGAAGCTGGTGGAAAATCAGTGAAAGAAGGCGTTTCTAAAGACGAAGCTGCTGATATTAAGAAAAAACTCGAAGGTGTTGGGGCTCAAGTAGAAGTTGCTGCTGCCGGTTAA